The Vitis vinifera cultivar Pinot Noir 40024 chromosome 16, ASM3070453v1 DNA segment GGACTTCATCTTGTTCAATTGTTCCTCAGATAAAACAGAATCATCTCGTTTTCAGTCCATCCCTTGCCTTTCTATCCCTGGTAACCCAGTTTATGCTGTTTATTCCTCCAGTTATGTCCAATATACGGATCTATCCTCTTGCCGCAGGCTTTACAACGCTTCAGCTCCGGGTAATCGAGATTATGGGGATTTTATATTCAATGGAAGTGCATTTTCTTTGAAGTGGTCGAAATCAATATGTGGAAGCTGCCCAGAAGGAGGAAAAATATGCAGACTGAAGAAGAGTAATAGCACGGAACCAGAAACTGAATGTATTAAAGGTAAAGAGACTCTGCATCTTAATTCCCCATTCATCTTCTTTTCATCTTTCATGCTCACCTCATATCCTCTACTATGATTTAATATACAAATGCTccattttggaataaaaaaaaaaaaaccattgtaaAGGATATGAGCTGATAAATTCTGCTGATTGAATTTGCGTTttattgggattttgaaaatctgaaaaaaaaaaaagaaaaaaaaaaaaagaagaagaaaggagaaTAATTTGATTACAAGGGATAAAATAATCTCTAAAtctgaaaaaataatttaaaataattagtgaaaataattttttacattttaaaactCCTGTTAGATGAATTTTTGGTTAAagtaatatattgtttttcttgcatttcaCCTCAAAACATCGAGCTAAACTAATGGATCCAAACTAaggccttttcttttctttctttgaatttttagcGCTCAATAAAATTAAGGGAAATTATTGAACAAAGAGTTAAATGTTTATTTGGAtttagttttttgaaaaattaaagaaataaaagaaaaatgttaaaagttcTTTTATAATGGATTCTTTCCTACCTACttacaattaatatttttctttattttcttcttatttttccaaGGACGTGaacctaaaaatacaaagtaataCAATTGATATTCATTTTCTAGTTTTAATGGTTATCCACATAGATGACTTTTCCCTTATACCTAACATGAGAAGTTCGATGTTAATGGTCAATCGAATCGCCAAGTGTCATCGTACCTACCAATTGGATCACTGTATATAATGGTATAGAATAAGGATAGAGATTTCTTCACATTCCTTTTACAtagagtttcatttttatttttgtcataaaattggATGAATTTGTGTTTAGGGAGTCATGAAGACAATACGGtattataaaacataaaactatGATACATAATAGGGATTAGAAGGGTATGTTTTAATTTCCACTACAAGTTAGGATAGAGTTAGTAGTAGAATTGGTATTGCCTCAAAAATGAACCATAGAATACAAGAAAGGGACCCAAAAAGATAAGGTTGAAGcctagaataaaattaattagattaaAATCATATCACATGAACATGTAATTTAGCATGTTTTTATTAATTCCAAGAGCATAACAAgctaattacttttttttttcttaattttttataggtGTATCGAAGAAAATAATTGTGACAGGtaatattctatttatacatattttattatagagataaagatttttaatttggttattttacctatttatttaaataaaaagtttaagttttcttctttttatttatgcaGGTGCAATCTTTGGTTTCTTTCTTCTCATGTTAGTAATTGTTGTGCCTTATCGAGTCTATAGCTCAAATAAAGTAGAAAGAGAGAATAGAGTAAAGGTTAAAAAGTTTCTAGAAGACTATGAAGCTCTCAAGCCCTCAAGATACTCCTATGCTGATATTAAAAGGATTACGAgtcaattcaaaaataaattaggggAAGGAGGATATGGAACAGTGTACAAAGGAAAGCTTTCAGATGAAGTCTTTGTTGCAGTAAAAATCCTTGACAATTCTCAAGGAAATGGGGAAGAGTTCATTAATGAAGTAGCAACAATGGGTACAATCCACCATGTTAATATAGTTCGTTTAGTTGGATTTTGTGCTGATAGATTTAAACGAGCTCTAATTTATGAGTACTTACCAAATGAGTCATTGGAgaagttcatattttcaaaagttgtCAAGAACTATTCACTTAGTTGgaagaaacttcaagaaattgcTATAGGTATAACAAAAGGAATTGAGTATCTTCATCAAGGTTGTGATCAAAGAATCcttcattttgatatcaaacctCATAATATTTTACTTGACCACAACTTTAATCCAAAGATTTCTGACTTTGGTTTAGCCAAATTGTGCTCTAAGGAACAAAGTGCAGTCTTTATGACAATTGTAAGGGGAACAATGGGTTATATCGCTCCAAAAGTGTTATCTAGGAATTTTGGGAATGTGTCTTATAAGTcagatgtttatagttttggaatgttgttaCTTGAAATGGTTGGAGGAAGGAAGAACATTGATGTTAGTGTGGAGAGTACTAGCCAAGTATATTTCCCAGAATGGATTTATAATCATTTGGATATAGGGGAAGAATTGCATATTCGAATTGAAGAAGAAGGAGATGTTGAGATTGCAAAGAAATTAGCAATTGTGGGACTTTCATGTATTCAGTGGTGTCCAATGGATCGTCCTTCCATGAAAATTGTGGTTCAAATGTTGGAAGGAGAAGGAGACAAGTTAACCATGCCTCCTAACCCTTTTGCTTCAACAGTTCCAACAAACTTGAGCAAGCCAGGTAGAGTTTTTCAACAAGAGTTGGCAATAATTTCAGAACTAgagtaaaaataattgtctATATGTTCAACTTATTATGAATGTatagtttaataaaaattcatattgtagttgttcatcatcatagcatctttatttatatttctgttAATTGAACATATGATTGTATAAAATGATTATACCAGTGGCTCAATTGATGTTAGATTCCAGAAGTTCTTATTCCCATGTAATGTATTTCTTgtgtattaaattttaatgaatatgtCCAAGAATATTCTCGCAACCCAATTTATAGTTCAGCTACACACAACTCTATAGATCACCTTTCAATCAAGTAAGAGTAACTAATGTCCATCACATTCAAGATAGAAAGTATTGCACGAAATGGTAATAGAATTAGATCTAGGAAACTTGAAAATAAGAGTCCCATCCACTACACCCATAtagagttttttttgttttttgttttttgttttttttcttttttgcctttACCACTTTTTTATTGGACTGAGAAGTAAGCCTAA contains these protein-coding regions:
- the LOC132252731 gene encoding rust resistance kinase Lr10-like translates to MDRYLCLFLFLFLTLFVEMRGGRDECMTSNGCGDQGPLIRFPFRLKHQPHHCGYPGFELSCTENNQTMLDLPVSVKLLVKKIVYKSREIIVQDPDNCIARQLRNLNLAASPFHFKFERDFILFNCSSDKTESSRFQSIPCLSIPGNPVYAVYSSSYVQYTDLSSCRRLYNASAPGNRDYGDFIFNGSAFSLKWSKSICGSCPEGGKICRLKKSNSTEPETECIKGVSKKIIVTGAIFGFFLLMLVIVVPYRVYSSNKVERENRVKVKKFLEDYEALKPSRYSYADIKRITSQFKNKLGEGGYGTVYKGKLSDEVFVAVKILDNSQGNGEEFINEVATMGTIHHVNIVRLVGFCADRFKRALIYEYLPNESLEKFIFSKVVKNYSLSWKKLQEIAIGITKGIEYLHQGCDQRILHFDIKPHNILLDHNFNPKISDFGLAKLCSKEQSAVFMTIVRGTMGYIAPKVLSRNFGNVSYKSDVYSFGMLLLEMVGGRKNIDVSVESTSQVYFPEWIYNHLDIGEELHIRIEEEGDVEIAKKLAIVGLSCIQWCPMDRPSMKIVVQMLEGEGDKLTMPPNPFASTVPTNLSKPGRVFQQELAIISELE